A genomic region of Lytechinus pictus isolate F3 Inbred chromosome 2, Lp3.0, whole genome shotgun sequence contains the following coding sequences:
- the LOC129253689 gene encoding SEC14-like protein 2 isoform X1: MSGVLSDLNAKQADALNAMRSNLHDVLQEDHDDHCLLRFLRARRFNVKKAEESFRRNLEWRIKNKIDSIHDWYEIPEACLKYWPGGATGLDKEGHVVWISPLGNVDPKGLLYSVKAGDIIKTNISILERLQNEQKVISRKLGRHIEGVTFIVDLEHLNAGHIWKPGMTVMTEAAALFDEHYPEIIHKMLIVRPTKIFPAVYFILKPFLSEETRAKIKVLGGNWRDVILKHIDPEVLPVYWGGTMTDTDGNPNMCPSKINLGGKVPSFYFKKGSDLTHSDMTSQQLPGKRSIEVKYKVKTLGSIFRYEFKTESHDIAFGIHRLLDSGEKISILDEKRYNSHIVPEDGEVLFEEPGLYVVKFDNHGSTFQRTRKLSYWMEVIEPRLEVNEYKS, translated from the exons ATGAGATCAAATCTTCACGAtgtcttacaagaagatcatgATGATCACTGCTTGTTACGATTCTTAAGAG CACGCCGATTCAACGTAAAGAAGGCTGAGGAAAGTTTTAGACGG AATCTGGAGTGGcgaataaagaacaaaatcgATTCCATTCATGATTGGTATGAAATACCTGAG GCTTGCTTGAAGTATTGGCCAGGAGGAGCTACCGGATTGGATAAAGAAGGTCACGTGGTGTGGATAAGCCCTCTTGGTAACGTCGATCCCAAAG GACTGCTCTACTCGGTAAAAGCTGGAGACATCATCAAAACAAATATCAGCATCTTGGAGAGATTACAAAATGAACAGAAAGTCATTTCTAGAAAG CTTGGTCGTCACATTGAAGGTGTCACATTCATCGTAGATCTTGAACACCTGAATGCAGGCCACATATGGAAACCAGGAATGACAGTAATGACAGAG gCCGCTGCGTTGTTTGATGAACATTATCCAGAGATCATTCATAAAATGCTGATAGTCCGACCGACTAAGATATTTCCTGCAGTCTATTTCATCCTGAAACCATTCCTCAGTGAAGAAACAAGAGCAAAGATTAAAGTACTAGGAG gTAACTGGCGTGATGTCATCCTGAAACACATAGATCCAGAAGTACTTCCGGTTTACTGGGGAGGAACCATGACAGATACTGATGGCAATCCTAACATGTGTCCTTCAAAG ATTAATCTTGGAGGTAAAGTTCCATCGTTTTATTTCAAGAAGGGAAGTGATCTGACACATTCTGATATGACATCTCAACAGCTTCCGGGTAAGAGGTCAATAGAGGTCAAGTACAAGGTCAAGACACTTGGCAGCATATTCAG ATATGAATTCAAAACGGAATCTCACGATATCGCATTTGGGATTCATCGGTTGTTGGATTCAGGGGAAAAGATCTCCATACTTGATGAGAAACGATATAACAGTCACATCGTGCCTGAAGATGGAGAGGTACTATTTGAAGAACCAGGATTGT ATGTGGTGAAATTCGACAATCACGGCAGTACCTTCCAGAGGACCCGAAAGCTCAGCTATTGGATGGAGGTGATTGAACCACGTCTTGAGGTCAATGAATACAAGTCATGA
- the LOC129253689 gene encoding SEC14-like protein 3 isoform X2, translating into MSGVLSDLNAKQADALNAMRSNLHDVLQEDHDDHCLLRFLRARRFNVKKAEESFRRNLEWRIKNKIDSIHDWYEIPEACLKYWPGGATGLDKEGHVVWISPLGNVDPKGLLYSVKAGDIIKTNISILERLQNEQKVISRKLGRHIEGVTFIVDLEHLNAGHIWKPGMTVMTEAAALFDEHYPEIIHKMLIVRPTKIFPAVYFILKPFLSEETRAKIKVLGGNWRDVILKHIDPEVLPVYWGGTMTDTDGNPNMCPSKINLGGKVPSFYFKKGSDLTHSDMTSQQLPGKRSIEVKYKVKTLGSIFR; encoded by the exons ATGAGATCAAATCTTCACGAtgtcttacaagaagatcatgATGATCACTGCTTGTTACGATTCTTAAGAG CACGCCGATTCAACGTAAAGAAGGCTGAGGAAAGTTTTAGACGG AATCTGGAGTGGcgaataaagaacaaaatcgATTCCATTCATGATTGGTATGAAATACCTGAG GCTTGCTTGAAGTATTGGCCAGGAGGAGCTACCGGATTGGATAAAGAAGGTCACGTGGTGTGGATAAGCCCTCTTGGTAACGTCGATCCCAAAG GACTGCTCTACTCGGTAAAAGCTGGAGACATCATCAAAACAAATATCAGCATCTTGGAGAGATTACAAAATGAACAGAAAGTCATTTCTAGAAAG CTTGGTCGTCACATTGAAGGTGTCACATTCATCGTAGATCTTGAACACCTGAATGCAGGCCACATATGGAAACCAGGAATGACAGTAATGACAGAG gCCGCTGCGTTGTTTGATGAACATTATCCAGAGATCATTCATAAAATGCTGATAGTCCGACCGACTAAGATATTTCCTGCAGTCTATTTCATCCTGAAACCATTCCTCAGTGAAGAAACAAGAGCAAAGATTAAAGTACTAGGAG gTAACTGGCGTGATGTCATCCTGAAACACATAGATCCAGAAGTACTTCCGGTTTACTGGGGAGGAACCATGACAGATACTGATGGCAATCCTAACATGTGTCCTTCAAAG ATTAATCTTGGAGGTAAAGTTCCATCGTTTTATTTCAAGAAGGGAAGTGATCTGACACATTCTGATATGACATCTCAACAGCTTCCGGGTAAGAGGTCAATAGAGGTCAAGTACAAGGTCAAGACACTTGGCAGCATATTCAGGTAA